The following coding sequences lie in one Lolium perenne isolate Kyuss_39 chromosome 2, Kyuss_2.0, whole genome shotgun sequence genomic window:
- the LOC127331836 gene encoding uncharacterized protein isoform X2, which yields MFTRNNRLDYQLFFNTRGAFRPVGWNGLIAILCFFDVLVILLNKDSLSTMGILLMAVILAIGRFLSGLKLHICNPLRHAISVWSPLVAILLMAPPLTDRVTRYIYAAGYNQYQIEDKKLGPLPRWIVFTVLLVPMLLVTISRLRFPRIITLVRRALGSRQVFWRRVITNLCMVSALGMQVFMLHLDPSVNLPVVLIIQLCAFAVVSLGNFQIPAAVLRIVLALLSLRHKYGPKEKNLKASLRIFYGMVLGQGMLYVVACMLEFFSFIPRRSLVHSGAFRGQWGVESVNLYYAYALEKCMQEGVLAPKKISLSTFAIDSLNSDSPKKQLNGIRTMHCFLQRGPTKAQLFSELTISNMTMARIIRMLDWTSPKDRAIRLYAAKVTTELAKNIRAVTFPGTMQLLSALLDADSRPKRGNPLLITDDEQEEIRDPFLNIEDSQEKEHDAVRDVNGNRGQRQDPLQDTDNLLETQNRSTKQACINKQNCVLRCWQRISEFCSIPEEQMSTDHDLLPALAMSIIESLAGCDQENCVQISNAADLVPKIIGFTSYTRGTDNVNTKAQEKILLKSSLKVLQRLTSIGGEIGITLRHNISNHPFLLTNLAEVLGNNRSSQESIKIVAEILRNIAVDGNTRQEIGQIQLIITMLMHVFLNAEGSPSTNADRLVRKVAGQALAMLTTESVQNCLVILREPEFIQKLKTMILTNDDRYIYVAASLMRNLCLHARPKLKDSDLKELSHTLREVLERIMNAEGAELEILIGLSSQICKVIPGDFTRELEDGQIERRFAQRLVDTLNANTKPSAHCPGIRRVILEQIIYMIEFNSRFAYRFKECRMTEALSTVEHTLSKAENYRLFLGDTGFMECSTPLSTLLDRAKELMGCD from the exons ATGTTCACCCGCAACAATAGACTGGATTACCAACTGTTTTTTAACACCAGAGGAGCTTTTCGACCTGTTGGCTGGAATGGACTGATTGCAATCCTATGCTTTTTCGATGTTTTGGTGATCCTCCTAAATAAAGATTCTCTGTCTACTATGGGGATTCTTTTGATGGCAGTAATACTTGCAATTGGCAGGTTCCTGTCTGGGCTCAAACTGCACATATGCAACCCACTGCGCCATGCCATATCGGTATGGAGCCCCTTGGTTGCAATCCTACTGATGGCTCCCCCTCTAACAGATAGAGTTACTCGATACATATATGCTGCTGGTTATAATCAATATCAAATCGAAGATAAAAAACTAGGCCCGTTGCCCAGATGGATAGTGTTCACTGTACTACTTGTGCCAATGCTGTTGGTAACAATAAGCAGGTTACGGTTCCCAAGAATCATCACACTTGTGCGTAGAGCTCTGGGCAGCAGACAAGTATTTTGGCGTCGAGTTATTACCAACTTGTGCATGGTTTCAGCGCTAGGAATGCAGGTGTTCATGCTGCACCTAGATCCATCCGTGAACCTTCCTGTGGTCTTAATAATACAACTGTGCGCCTTTGCGGTGGTGTCATTAGGCAACTTCCAGATCCCAGCAGCAGTGTTGCGTATCGTACTGGCATTGTTGAGCCTTCGGCACAAGTACGGGCCTAAAGAAAAAAACCTCAAGGCATCTCTGAGAATCTTCTATGGGATGGTGCTTGGACAAGGAATGCTCTATGTTGTGGCTTGCATGCTTGAGTTCTTTTCATTCATCCCTCGGAGATCCCTCGTCCATAGTGGTGCGTTTAGAGGTCAGTGGGGAGTGGAATCTGTCAACCTATACTATGCATATGCCTTGGAAAAATGCATGCAAGAGGGTGTGCTTGCTCCAAAGAAGATCAGCCTCAGCACCTTTGCCATTGATTCTCTAAACTCAGACTCGCCAAAGAAACAGCTCAACGGGATCCGGACGATGCACTGCTTTCTCCAAAGGGGGCCAACCAAGGCACAACTCTTTTCAGAACTCACAATTTCTAACATGACGATGGCCAGAATAATTAGAATGTTGGATTGGACAAGTCCAAAGGATAGAGCAATCAGATTATATGCCGCAAAGGTTACCACTGAACTTGCAAAGAACATCCGTGCTGTCACTTTCCCCGGCACAATGCAGCTTCTATCTGCACTCCTTGATGCTGATAGCAGACCAAAAAGAGGAAACCCGCTTCTGATTACAGATGATGAACAGGAAGAAATACGAGATCCATTTCTGAATATAGAAGATAGCCAAGAGAAAGAACACGATGCAGTAAGGGATGTAAATGGTAACCGAGGGCAAAGACAAGACCCACTTCAAGACACCGATAACCTGCTGGAAACACAAAACCGATCGACCAAGCAAGCTTGCATCAACAAACAGAATTGTGTACTCAGGTGCTGGCAGCGGATTTCAGAATTTTGTTCAATTCCCGAGGAGCAGATGTCGACAGACCATGATCTTCTCCCAGCACTGGCCATGTCAATTATTGAAAGTCTTGCTGGTTGTGATCAGGAAAATTGTGTACAAATCAGCAATGCAGCTGACCTCGTCCCTAAGATCATAGGATTCACAAGCTACACAAGGGGCACGGACAATGTGAATACCAAGGCACAAGAAAAGATTTTGTTGAAGTCTTCACTGAAGGTGCTACAAAGGCTCACAAGCATTGGTGGCGAAATCGGCATAACACTGCGGCACAACATATCAAACCATCCTTTCCTGTTGACAAACCTCGCAGAGGTCTTGGGAAACAATAGGAGCAGCCAGGAATCAATAAAGATTGTGGCAGAAATACTCAGGAACATTGCGGTTGATGGGAACACAAGGCAGGAGATTGGTCAAATCCAACTGATCATTACCATGCTGATGCATGTATTTCTAAATGCAGAAGGAAGCCCAAGTACCAATGCTGATCGCTTGGTACGGAAAGTTGCCGGGCAAGCACTGGCAATGCTGACAACAGAGAGTGTCCAGAACTGCTTGGTCATATTGAGGGAACCAGAGTTCATTCAGAAACTCAAGACTATGATCCTGACCAATGATGACAGGTACATATATGTGGCGGCAAGCCTGATGCGCAATCTGTGTCTGCACGCTCGTCCCAAGCTCAAGGATTCAGACTTGAAGGAGCTATCTCATACCCTGCGAGAG GTGTTGGAAAGAATAATGAATGCGGAAGGGGCAGAACTAGAGATCCTCATTGGCCTTAGTTCACAGATATGTAAAGTCATCCCTGGGGACTTTACCCGAGAACTAGAAGATGGTCAGATTGAGAGAAGATTTGCGCAGAGGCTTGTCGACACACTGAATGCAAATACAAAACCTAGTGCTCACTGTCCTGGGATCAGAAGGGTGATACTTGAGCAAATAATATACATGATAGAGTTCAATTCTCGGTTTGCATACCGTTTCAAAGAATGCAGGATGACAGAAGCCCTATCAACGGTAGAGCATACACTGTCAAAGGCTGAAAACTACAGGCTTTTCTTGGGCGACACGGGGTTTATGGAGTGTAGCACACCTCTCTCCACTCTTCTGGACAGAGCTAAAGAACTTATGGGTTGTGACTAA